A stretch of Aspergillus nidulans FGSC A4 chromosome VI DNA encodes these proteins:
- a CDS encoding uncharacterized protein (transcript_id=CADANIAT00010259) produces the protein MWYDTMCSDDPNTVIIQTENVNNIHDLDLEAGTVMIEAGVTFLQLAEYLHERGASAGYTLVNWNITLAGCVAMGAHRSSIREDSMVAAGVLALDIIDGEGNLRHLERDDSDEWLAASTSLGLLGVIARMKFKIYPDFKVYADQKTLDEAEVFDGDIYGMIAPYATANFWWWPYKRKFHWRYYDVVENSINEQQGFQNTFSVTGVEAAAIKVLWNSGRWLATSNMLAEEILFGQWEAPNFREKTTNKAIDTWPVYGWNYDVLIGGLYPDQKPVWEYGLSGYTLELAFPVTQANAVLKRARELFDAELKKGLVMTSTYRSGINIKFGRPYYDLLGQVTYNTSDGADWSKGAIMFDFPSFKPTVGDGSRFNEPFYGTLEKALIEEFPCRPHWTKNTREVFQLAKKNLDPDHIARFKAIREKFDPNGVYRSVVGEIIGVY, from the exons ATGTGGTACGACACCATGTGCTCTGACGATCCCAATACCGTCATCATCCAGACAGAGAACGTCAACAATATTCACGATCTCGACCTCGAGGCCGGCACGGTCATGATCGAGGCGGGCGTGACTTTTCTCCAGCTGGCAGAGTATCTGCACGAGAGAGGAGCTTCG GCTGGGTACACCTTGGTCAACTGGAACATCACGCTCGCTGGCTGTGTCGCAATGGGCGCCCATCGGTCCTCGATCCGCGAGGACTCGATGGTCGCTGCAGGCGTGTTGGCCCTCGATATCATCGACGGCGAGGGGAATCTGCGTCATCTCGAGCGcgatgacagcgacgagTGGCTGGCAGCATCGACTTCTCTCGGCCTCCTGGGCGTTATCGCACGGATGAAGTTCAAGATCTATCCCGACTTCAAGGTCTATGCGGATCAGAAGAC CTTGGATGAGGCCGAGGTATTTGACGGTGATATCTATGGGATGATCGCTCCGTATGCGACGGCCAATTTCTGG TGGTGGCCGTACAAGAGAAAGTTCCATTGGAGATACTACGATGTCGTTGAGAACAGTATCAACGAACAGCAGGGATTTCAAAACACTTTCTCGGTGACAGGAGTCGAAGCCGCTGCCATTAAAGTACTCTGGAACAGCGGCAGATGGCTGGCGACGTCTAATATGTTGGCAGAGGAGATCCTCTTCGGCCAGTGGGAGGCGCCAAACTTCCGCGAGAAGACGACCAACAAGGCCATCGACACATGGCCGGTGTACGGCTGGAACTATGATGTCCTCATTGGCGGCCTCTACCCCGACCAAAAGCCGGTATGGGAGTATGGGCTCAGCGGATACACCCTCGAGCTCGCCTTTCCTGTCACCCAGGCCAACGCGGTACTCAAACGAGCACGCGAGCTCTTCGATGCCGAGTTGAAGAAGGGTCTTGTCATGACATCTACCTACCGCAgcggcatcaacatcaaatTTGGCCGGCCATACTATGACCTGCTGGGTCAGGTCACCTACAACACTTCCGATGGTGCGGACTGGAGCAAGGGAGCCATCATGTTCGACTTTCCGAGTTTCAAACCCACAGTCGGAGACGGATCACGGTTTAATGAGCCGTTTT ATGGAACCCTGGAGAAAGCCCTGATTGAGGAGTTTCCCTGCCGGCCGCATTGGACGAAAAACACTCGCGAAGTGTTCCAACTGGCCAAGAAAAACCTGGATCCTGAT CACATTGCTCGGTTCAAAGCCATTCGAGAGAAGTTTGACCCGAATGGAGTCTACCGCAGCGTGGTTGGAGAAATCATCGGTGTCTACTAG
- a CDS encoding rhamnogalacturonan acetylesterase (transcript_id=CADANIAT00010260) codes for MFSPLILPTLLLAGATTAIPAPARRALPPAFFLAGDSTTAPNGGWGDAFVSSLTGGSTGQNFGDSGATTFSFRNEGFWAEVLEAVETASGSYTPYVTIQFGHNDQKTESGLAAFKDNLVQFDADVRGAGGIPIFLTSLTRRNFGDDGLVKDDLENVRNLTIEAATETGTLWANLNVASREYVNEIGEEDSHTYNLSEGDNTHLNEEGGVVFAGVVGILLKELDADFDQYISIDEALVQAVEEGVYYWPEL; via the coding sequence ATGTTTTCGCCTCTAATCCTGCCAACGCTCCTCCTAGCTGGCGCCACAACGGCCatcccagccccagccagaCGCGCCCTGCCCCCGGCCTTCTTCCTGGCTGGTGACTCAACAACAGCCCCCAATGGAGGCTGGGGCGACGCCTTCGTCTCCTCTCTGACCGGTGGCTCAACAGGCCAGAACTTCGGCGATTCCGGCGCAACAACGTTCTCCTTCCGGAATGAGGGATTCTGGGCTGAGGTCCTGGAAGCCGTTGAGACCGCAAGCGGGTCGTACACGCCCTATGTGACAATCCAATTCGGGCACAACGACCAGAAGACGGAGAGTGGACTCGCTGCATTCAAGGATAATCTTGTCCAGTTCGATGCAGATGTACGCGGTGCCGGTGGGATCCCGATCTTCTTGACGTCCCTGACAAGACGCAATTTCGGAGACGATGGGCTCGTCAAGGATGATTTGGAGAACGTGCGGAATTTAACGATCGAGGCCGCGACGGAGACGGGGACGCTCTGGGCCAATTTGAATGTCGCTTCTAGGGAGTATGTCAATGAGATTGGGGAGGAGGATTCGCATACGTATAACCTGAGCGAGGGCGACAACACCCATCTCAACGAGGAGGGAGGCGTGGTCTTTGCGGGCGTTGTGGGAATCTTGCTGAAGGAGCTTGATGCAGACTTTGACCAATACATCTCTATCGATGAGGCGCTCGTGCAGGCGGTTGAGGAAGGGGTGTATTATTGGCCTGAGCTGTAG
- a CDS encoding uncharacterized protein (transcript_id=CADANIAT00010261): MPLPLLPPLLLPLEALLDLALHLVDSTGVAYSARQVTPTAPLPRLRGSSTSNDVTDNSGCKELTFIFARGTTEIGNMGTVVGPKVGEALKSLTGNKAAIQGVDYPADAAGNAALGGSGGPKMASLVETALKQCPDTKIVLGGYSQGAMVVHNAASKLSSGQVVGAVTFGDPFKSQKPDNIDQFKTFCASGDPVCLNGANVMAHLSYGNDAQTAAQFLVSAAGL, encoded by the exons atgcctctgcctctgctacCCCCTCTGCTACTGCCACTGGAAGCACTACTGGATCTGGCTCTGCACTTGGTGGATTCAACTGGGGTAGCCTATTCGGCTCGTCAAGTGACTCCGacagctcctcttcctcgtcttc GCGGTTCATCCACATCCAACGACGTCACCGACAACTCCGGATGCAAAGAACTCACTTTCATCTTCGCCCGCGGCACCACTGAGATCGGTAACATGGGTACCGTCGTTGGGCCCAAGGTCGGCGAGGCTCTCAAATCTCTGACAGGCAATAAGGCCGCTATTCAGGGCGTCGACTACCCTGCCGATGCTGCT GGAAATGCCGCACTTGGAGGCTCCGGCGGGCCTAAGATGGCCAGCCTCGTCGAAACAGCCCTCAAGCAGTGCCCTGACACTAAGATTGTCCTAGGCGGATACTCTCAAGGTGCTATGGTCGTTCACAACGCCGCCTCCAAGCTCTCTTCCGGCCAGGTCGTTGGCGCTGTGACCTTCGGCGACCCCTTCAAGAGCCAGAAGCCCGACAACATCGACCAGTTCAAGACTTTCTGCGCAAGCGGCGACCCTGTTTGCCTGAACGGCGCTAATGTCATGGCTCACCTTTCTTACGGCAATGACGCCCAGACTGCGGCCCAGTTCCTTGTTAGCGCTGCTGGACTGTAA
- a CDS encoding uncharacterized protein (transcript_id=CADANIAT00010262), whose product MKVAVALTLVAGVLSAPTPTFWGPGWGDGSASAEGSAGLSGSAGLSGSAGIGGSAGLGGSAGLGGSAGASGSASGSADASASGSADAEGSGDAEGSAGLGGSAGLGGHAGLGGSAGIGGSGSATGEAGASASGAAGLGGHAGLGGSAGIGGSGSATGEADASASGSAGLGGHAGLGGSAGIGGSAGIGGSGSAGLGGSAGVGGSGSASASAGLGGHAGLGGSAGLGGSAGIGGSGSATGEAGASASGAAGLGGSAGGSAGLGGSGSGSAGIGGSAGGSAGLSGSASGSAGGSASGSAEGSAGLGGSGSAEGFTSGSASGSASGSASGSASGSASGSASGSASGSASGSGSLGGSGSFDGLFPSATPIWRGLWL is encoded by the exons ATGAAGGTCGCGGTTGCTCTTACTCTCGTTGCGGGTGTACTCAGCGCACCCACCCCTACTTTCTGGGGCCCCGGCTGGGGAGACGGATCCGCTAGCGCTGAAGGCTCGGCCGGTCTCAGCGGCTCAGCCGGCTTAAGTGGTTCCGCTGGGATTGGTGGCTCCGCTGGTCTCGGAGGCTCTGCTGGTCTCGGCGGCTCTGCTGGCGCGTCGGGTTCCGCCTCAGGTTCTGCTgacgcttctgcttctgggTCTGCGGACGCCGAGGGATCTGGTGATGCGGAGGGCTCAGCTGGCCTGGGCGGATCGGCCGGTCTCGGGGGCCACGCTGGTCTAGGTGGCTCTGCAGGAATTGGTGGTTCAGGTTCCGCTACCGGGGAGGCTGGTGCATCTGCGTCCGGCGCTGCTGGTCTCGGAGGTCATGCCGGTCTTGGAGGCTCCGCTGGCATTGGTGGCTCTGGATCAGCCACTGGCGAAGCTGACGCCTCTGCTTCGGGCAGTGCAGGTCTTGGAGGCCACGCCGGTCTCGGTGGCTCTGCAGGTATCGGCGGTTCAGCTGGCATTGGTGGCTCGGGCTCTGCCGGGCTcggcggctctgctggtgttggaggTTCTGGATCTGCCTCAGCCTCTGCTGGACTTGGGGGCCACGCTGGCTTAGGCGGTTCCGCTGGTCTAGGTGGCTCTGCTGGCATTGGTGGCTCAGGATCCGCTAccggggaagctggcgcgtctgcttccggtgctgctggtcttggtGGCTccgctggcggctctgctggtctcggtggctctggctctggctctgctggcATCGGAGGAtctgctggcggctctgctggtcttAGTGGCTCTGCTTCCGGCTCCGCTGgtggctctgcttctggttCCGCTGAAGGTTCCGCTGGTCTTGGCGGCTCCGGTTCCGCTGAAGGCTTTacttctggctctgcttctggctctgcttctggctctgcttctggctctgcttctggctctgcttctggctctgcttctggctctgcttctggctctgcttctggctctggctctctCGGCGGCTCCGGCTCTTTCGATGGCTTGTTTCCGTCTGCCACCCCCATCTG GAGAGGACTGTGGctgtga
- a CDS encoding uncharacterized protein (transcript_id=CADANIAT00010263), whose protein sequence is MRPTQKEPRLPSPLGRPHVLFDGSFINEFLQPGPELDASVLMRATYVGGHELAERGKDHPQHHPRQGLSKNSRRLENRPAHLDFSSDMDAAFFLAILASVDAVASRRLAMTPATAANMMSLQTASASVLILCPTSWWLGPLRWMVPWSAQKMMERARTLLESSNVVDVVEQIIDGEVVKRQ, encoded by the exons ATGCGGCCGACCCAGAAAGAACCACGGCTCCCAAGCCCGCTGGGTCGACCGCATGTGCTCTTTGATGGCTCCTTCATCAACGAGTTCCTGCAGCCGGGCCCAGAACTTGACGCGTCAGTGCTAATGCGCGCGACCTACGTCGGTGGACATGAGCTAGCAGAGCGAGGAAAGGATCATCCCCAG CACCATCCTCGTCAGGGGCTATCCAAGAACAGCAGACGTCTCGAAAACCGGCCGGCTCACCTCGACTTCTCGTCAGACATGGATGCGGCCTTCTTTCTGGCCATCTTGGCTTCTGTCGATGCCGTTGCATCTCGACGGCTCGCCATGACCCCTGCCACGGCGGCCAACATGATGTCGCTCCAGACGGCCAGTGCATCTGTTCTCATTCTATGCCCAACAAGCTGGTGGCTTGGTCCGTTGAGGTGGATGGTCCCGTGGTCGGCACAGAAGATGATGGAGCGGGCCCGCACGCTTCTCGAGAGCAGCAACGTtgtggatgtggtggagCAGATCATCGACGGAGAGGTTGTCAAACGGCAGTAG
- a CDS encoding uncharacterized protein (transcript_id=CADANIAT00010264) codes for MSEREVTHLDEPKLHEKHTESFVEHAQSVIDEEKASRVRGDYSGAVTKTDPREIKLVRKLDMRVMPIVWAMYFLNYVDRNAIASARLNGLEEDLGLQGTQYNTCISILFVGYLLMQIPSNMLMSSGKVRASVYMSICMASWAIVSACTALTKNYTGLVVVRFFLGITEAPFYPGALFLLSLFYTRKEIALRISILYSGNIVATAMSGLIALATFETLDGSHGLKGWQWLFIIEGAVTFGVAMLGLLMLPDHPLTTGWLTPEERELAHGRILADTVGSESSKGVLAGLKEACRDPRLYLLAFMQNMHLSACSFNNFFPTVIGSLGFNSTITLALTCPPYLVSGAFGVVVGITSGKWNERTWHITVTMGIAVIAFIVSCATMNTAARYLCCFLFTSGAYAVNSVILGWVSATLGQTAEKKAASLSFVNVIANASYIYTAYLYPDSDGPRYLIAMSSNAAFGAATVMSAWALRWWLQATNRKIQRGMLAGGEQGVFYAY; via the exons ATGTCTGAAAGGGAGGTTACCCATCTAGACGAACCCAAACTCCACGAGAAACATACCGAATCGTTCGTCGAGCACGCTCAGTCTGTCATcgatgaagagaaggctTCGCGAGTTCGAGGGGATTACTCCGGAGCCGTTACGAAGACGGACCCGAGAGAGATCAAGCTGGTGCGGAAGCTTGATATGAGAGTCATGCCCATTGTCTGGGCCATGTACTTCCTCAACTAC GTTGACCGCAATGCCATCGCAAGTGCACGCCTTAACgggctggaggaggatcttgGACTCCAGGGCACGCAGTACAATACCTGTATCTCGATTCTCTTTGTCGG ATACCTGCTCATGCAGATCCCATCGAATATGCTCATGTCCTCGGGAAAAGTGCGTGCCTCCGTCTACATGAGCATTTGCATGGCCAGCTGGGCTATCGTATCCGCCTGCACTGCACTCACAAAGAATTACACTGGCCTGGTGGTGGTGCGGTTTTTCCTCGGGATTACCGAAGCCCCCTTCTACCCGGGcgcgctcttcctcctctccctcttctacACCCGCAAGGAGATTGCGCTCCGCATATCCATTCTGTACTCGGGGAACATTGTTGCGACAGCAATGTCCGGCCTGATTGCCCTAGCGACCTTTGAGACTCTCGACGGCTCACACGGGCTGAAAGGATGGCAGtggctcttcatcatcgagggGGCTGTCACGTTTGGTGTGGCGATGTTGGGCCTGTTGATGCTTCCAGACCATCCGCTTACAACTGGCTGGCTGACGCCTGAGGAGCGCGAACTGGCTCATGGCCGTATCCTTGCTGATACCGTAGGCAGCGAGAGCTCCAAGGGGGTGCTGGCTGGGCTGAAGGAGGCCTGCCGTGACCCGCGGCTATACCTTCTAGCTTTCATGCAGAATATGCATCTCAGCGCCTGCAGCTTCAACAACTTCTTCCCTACCGTCATTGGGAGTCTCGGGTTCAACTCGACTATCACCCTGGCGCTGACGTGTCCGCCGTACCTTGTTTCTGGCGCCTTTGGTGTCGTTGTGGGCATCACGTCCGGAAAATGGAATGAGCGCACCTGGCATATTACGGTGACTATGGGCATTGCCGTCATCGCATTTATTGTTTCATGTGCCACCATGAACACCGCAGCCAGATACCTTTGCTGCTTTCTGTTCACCAGCGGCGCGTACGCAGTCAACTCGGTTATTCTCGGCTGGGTGTCTGCGACACTCGGCCAGACGGccgagaagaaggcggcttCTCTGTCCTTTGTCAATGTCATCGCGAACGCATCGTATATATACACTGCATACCTCTACCCTGACTCCGACGGACCTCGGTATCTCATCGCCATGTCGAGTAACGCGGCATTTGGCGCTGCCACGGTTATGAGTGCCTGGGCCTTGAGGTGGTGGCTGCAGGCTACGAACAGGAAGATTCAGCGTGGGATGCTCGCTGGTGGTGAACAGGGGGTGTTTTATGCCTACTGA
- a CDS encoding sterol desaturase family protein (transcript_id=CADANIAT00010265): protein MSVPRNPKDSMKSTWRKTDRSQWNIHHWLLEILNIHSVSLDKDIPVHPKTDRVPYLPESQQHRWVITHSLLPLLIHHVYTSYTGQNFTPLGAVLFYSVAFKLIAIHELHVLRRVGHYTGFLDGDSHERDGVPDVSVAKVVRSLLSTSTFRPIFTVFLAYRTSQPPSSINWYWLPVEAGLYGIILDFWFYWYHRLMHEVGALWKYHRTHHLTKHPNPLLTLYADLEQEIFDIAGIPLMTYFTMKFMGMPMGFYEWWICHMYVVWAELAGHSGIRAVAIPPNTLSWALRLLNAELIIEDHDLHHRYGWKTSGNYGKQTRLWDRLFGTCRDRIECQEVNIDYENTLSLPWF, encoded by the coding sequence ATGAGTGTACCGCGCAACCCCAAGGACTCGATGAAGTCCACCTGGCGAAAGACGGACCGTAGCCAGTGGAACATCCATCACTGGCTCCTCGagatcctcaacatccaCTCTGTCTCCCTCGACAAGGACATCCCAGTCCATCCCAAAACCGATAGGGTGCCCTACCTTCCAGAATCGCAGCAGCACCGCTGGGTAATCACGCACTCCCTGCTGCCGCTTCTGATCCATCATGTCTATACCTCCTACACCGGCCAGAATTTCACGCCGCTGGGCGCAGTCCTGTTCTACAGTGTGGCCTTCAAGCTGATCGCCATCCACGAGCTCCATGTGCTGCGTCGCGTCGGCCATTACACCGGCTTCCTAGACGGCGACTCCCATGAGCGAGACGGAGTGCCAGACGTGAGCGTCGCCAAGGTCGTGCGCTCTCTGCTGTCGACATCCACTTTCCGCCCCATCTTCACCGTCTTCCTGGCATACCGGACCAGCCAGCCCCCGTCGTCGATCAACTGGTACTGGCTACCGGTAGAGGCTGGACTGTACGGCATCATCCTCGACTTCTGGTTCTACTGGTACCACCGCCTGATGCACGAAGTTGGCGCGCTCTGGAAATACCACCGAACGCACCACCTCACCAAACACCCCAACCCACTCCTGACTCTCTACGCGGACCTCGAGCAGGAAATCTTCGACATCGCCGGCATCCCACTGATGACATACTTTACGATGAAGTTCATGGGCATGCCCATGGGCTTCTACGAGTGGTGGATTTGCCACATGTATGTTGTGTGGGCAGAGCTCGCCGGCCACAGCGGAATCCGCGCTGTGGCCATTCCTCCAAACACGCTCAGCTGGGCACTGCGTCTGCTGAATGCTGAACTAATCATCGAGGATCATGACCTGCACCACCGGTACGGATGGAAGACGAGTGGGAACTACGGGAAGCAGACGCGGCTGTGGGATCGATTGTTTGGGACGTGTCGGGACCGCATTGAGTGCCAGGAGGTGAACATCGACTATGAGAATACCTTGTCGCTGCCTTGGTTCTAG